From the Budorcas taxicolor isolate Tak-1 chromosome 1, Takin1.1, whole genome shotgun sequence genome, one window contains:
- the GCSAM gene encoding germinal center-associated signaling and motility protein, producing MGNLLPREDRRQQNTQETPWNLRSQSPKLRISRCSDCRIAEACFCLPWKKIHLFEARQDSRKQNEETSSAPIQQDNGDHGSSEDLCYTLIDHSVLGKRPSGLSAEESYENVSLKAERPRASPGGTGTEYSLLRVPSTPKHPPSPEDEYELLMPDKIFPHSLKQPHPLVPPSQAQFSHF from the exons ATGGGGAACTTGCTGCCAAGGGAAGACAG GAGGCAGCAGAACACTCAAGAGACACCCTGGAATCTGAGAAGTCAAAGCCCCAAACTGAGAATATCCAG ATGCTCGGACTGCCGCATCGCTGAAGCGTGTTTCTGCCTTCCATG gaAGAAAATACACCTTTTTGAAGCAAGACAAGACTCCCGAAAGCAAA atgaAGAAACATCATCTGCTCCCATCCAG CAAGACAATGGTGACCACGGCTCCTCGGAGGATCTGTGCTACACCCTCATCGATCACAGCGTCCTCGGGAAAAGGCCGTCAGGACTCTCTGCTGAGGAATCTTATGAGAACGTTTCCCTCAAGGCTGAGAGGCCCAGAGCATCGCCAGGAGGAACCGGGACTGAGTACTCACTCCTTCGTGTGCCCTCCACCCCTAAGCACCCACCCTCCCCAGAGGACGAGTACGAACTTCTCATGCCCGACAAAATCTTCCCTCACTCCCTGAAACAGCCACATCCACTTGTGCCCCCTTCTcaggctcagttttctcatttctaa